The following are encoded together in the Xanthomonas sacchari genome:
- a CDS encoding heme A synthase: MTLFARPALFRHFHRMAWLAALFTASTIMFGSFVRLSDAGMSCPDWPTCYGRITWPQTSAEADTHAASKIRPLETHKAWREQIHRFLAGALGVEVLVLSLLAARRRRLGIAQIVTAAALVALSIPLYMSGWPGLAMLLAVGGEAILLLAALRWSNDDLARAAVLTLSVVIFQALLGMWTVTLLLKPIVVMGHLLGGLLMFSLLVWMAWRATHLPITLADAPRLKWLLRLGVAVLVLQIALGGWVSANYAALACGGGSWSADNFPRCVSQWWPPHDFREGFTLWRGIGVDYEGGVLDGAARIAIQMAHRMMATVVAAYLLWLSWRLSRTPGMRGWAAALALLLVAQVCLGILNVKLALPLPVAVLHNAGAVALLFVLVSLLARLRAPQ, translated from the coding sequence ATGACCCTGTTCGCGCGCCCGGCGCTGTTCCGGCATTTCCACCGCATGGCCTGGCTGGCGGCGCTGTTCACCGCCAGCACCATCATGTTCGGCTCGTTCGTGCGCCTGTCCGATGCCGGCATGAGCTGCCCGGACTGGCCGACCTGCTACGGGCGCATCACCTGGCCGCAGACCAGCGCCGAAGCCGATACCCACGCCGCCAGCAAGATCCGGCCGCTGGAGACGCACAAGGCCTGGCGCGAGCAGATCCACCGCTTCCTGGCCGGTGCGCTGGGCGTGGAGGTGCTGGTGCTGTCGCTGCTGGCGGCGCGGCGGCGCCGGCTCGGCATCGCCCAGATCGTCACGGCGGCGGCGCTGGTGGCGCTGTCGATCCCGCTGTACATGTCCGGCTGGCCGGGGCTGGCGATGCTGCTGGCGGTCGGTGGCGAGGCGATCCTGCTGCTGGCGGCGCTGCGCTGGTCCAACGACGACCTAGCCCGCGCGGCGGTGCTGACCCTGTCGGTGGTGATCTTCCAGGCCCTGCTGGGCATGTGGACGGTGACCCTGCTGCTCAAGCCGATCGTGGTGATGGGGCACCTGCTGGGCGGCCTGCTGATGTTCTCGCTGCTGGTGTGGATGGCCTGGCGCGCCACCCACCTGCCGATCACCCTCGCCGATGCGCCGCGCCTGAAGTGGCTGCTGCGCCTGGGCGTGGCGGTGCTGGTGCTGCAGATCGCACTGGGTGGCTGGGTCAGCGCCAACTACGCGGCGCTGGCCTGCGGCGGCGGCAGCTGGTCGGCCGACAACTTCCCGCGCTGCGTCAGCCAGTGGTGGCCGCCGCACGATTTCCGCGAGGGCTTCACCCTGTGGCGCGGCATCGGCGTGGACTACGAAGGCGGCGTGCTCGACGGCGCGGCGCGCATCGCCATCCAGATGGCGCACCGGATGATGGCGACGGTGGTGGCGGCCTACCTGCTGTGGCTGAGCTGGCGCCTGAGCCGCACGCCGGGCATGCGCGGCTGGGCGGCGGCGCTGGCGCTGCTGCTGGTCGCGCAGGTGTGCCTCGGCATTCTCAACGTCAAGCTGGCGCTGCCCTTGCCGGTGGCGGTGCTGCACAACGCCGGCGCGGTGGCGCTGCTGTTCGTGCTGGTGTCGTTGCTGGCGCGCTTGCGGGCGCCGCAATGA
- a CDS encoding SURF1 family protein — MTLVAASRVGARRRMPLWLGWSVALAVAVCFCMLGRWQLQRMHEKQALLAQAAHVRDRPQTLADALRATPPGQLRWVHGAGRFLPGQILLDNQLRQGRSGVKVYQPFLADGAAAPLLVELGWLPLPADRALPEPAPLQGRYTLVGLLGPPPSHGLTLGPALVAAPSPQRWLAMRIESGAIGEALGRRDILSQVLRLDPALPLGYPRDLDLLPNTLPPERHLGYAVQWFGLALAVLVTAALLSWRARRGRGGR; from the coding sequence ATGACCCTCGTCGCTGCCTCGCGCGTGGGCGCGCGCCGTCGCATGCCGCTGTGGCTGGGCTGGAGCGTCGCGCTGGCGGTGGCGGTGTGCTTTTGCATGCTCGGCCGCTGGCAACTGCAACGCATGCACGAGAAGCAGGCGCTGTTGGCGCAAGCGGCGCATGTGCGCGATCGTCCGCAGACGCTGGCCGATGCGCTGCGTGCGACGCCGCCGGGACAACTGCGCTGGGTGCATGGCGCTGGTCGCTTTCTGCCCGGGCAGATCCTGCTCGACAACCAGCTGCGGCAGGGCCGCAGCGGGGTAAAGGTGTACCAGCCGTTCCTGGCCGACGGCGCGGCGGCGCCGCTGCTGGTGGAACTGGGCTGGTTGCCGCTGCCGGCCGACCGCGCGCTGCCGGAGCCGGCACCGTTGCAGGGCCGCTACACATTGGTCGGCCTGCTCGGGCCGCCACCGTCGCATGGATTGACCCTGGGCCCGGCGCTGGTCGCGGCGCCGTCACCGCAGCGCTGGCTGGCGATGCGCATCGAGTCGGGAGCGATCGGCGAGGCACTCGGCCGCCGCGACATTTTGTCGCAGGTCCTGCGTCTGGATCCGGCCCTGCCGCTGGGCTATCCGCGCGACCTGGACCTGCTGCCGAACACGCTGCCGCCCGAGCGCCACTTGGGTTACGCGGTGCAATGGTTCGGCCTGGCGCTGGCGGTGCTGGTCACCGCGGCGCTGCTCAGCTGGCGCGCGCGCAGGGGGCGGGGCGGGCGCTGA